In Candidatus Wallbacteria bacterium, a genomic segment contains:
- the ugpC gene encoding sn-glycerol-3-phosphate ABC transporter ATP-binding protein UgpC, with protein sequence MARVELQKIFKKYDKALDFTIKGVDLEIKDQEFMIFLGPSGCGKTTTLRMIAGLEDISSGQVLIENKVVNDLPPKDRDIAMVFQNYALYPHMSIYENMAFGLKLRKVQKLEIDQKVKEAARILGIEDLLQRKPKQLSGGQRQRVALGRAIVRHPKVFLMDEPLSNLDAKLRVQMRSELSKLHKRLKTTFIYVTHDQVEAMTMGDRIAIFNEGIVQQVGTPYEVYHKPVNRFVAGFIGTPPMNFIPVTLSESSDMIIHPEFEIPLKDPAKLKNYGGRKVVLGIRPEDFELVEKGEGRNVIKTRIELVEPLGAEDIAFLGLSGGTITIRLSPEIRAAEGSEIRVRPLSHKLHLFDHDTGNAIR encoded by the coding sequence ATGGCGAGAGTCGAACTGCAGAAAATTTTCAAGAAATACGATAAGGCCCTGGATTTTACGATCAAGGGTGTGGATCTGGAGATCAAGGACCAGGAATTCATGATCTTCCTCGGTCCGTCAGGCTGCGGAAAGACCACCACCCTCCGGATGATCGCCGGACTTGAAGATATCAGCTCCGGCCAGGTCCTGATCGAGAACAAAGTGGTGAACGACCTGCCCCCAAAGGATCGTGACATTGCCATGGTCTTTCAAAATTACGCCTTATATCCGCATATGAGCATTTATGAGAACATGGCTTTTGGCCTTAAACTGCGTAAAGTCCAGAAGCTCGAGATAGATCAGAAAGTCAAGGAAGCCGCCAGGATCCTCGGCATCGAGGACCTGCTCCAGAGAAAGCCCAAACAGCTCTCAGGAGGGCAGCGTCAGCGCGTGGCTCTCGGAAGGGCTATTGTCAGGCATCCAAAGGTTTTTCTGATGGACGAACCCCTTTCCAACCTGGACGCTAAACTGCGTGTCCAGATGAGAAGCGAGCTTTCCAAACTTCACAAGCGTCTCAAGACGACTTTCATTTATGTCACTCACGATCAGGTCGAAGCCATGACAATGGGCGACAGAATAGCTATTTTCAATGAAGGAATAGTACAACAGGTGGGAACTCCTTATGAAGTTTATCACAAACCCGTGAACAGATTTGTGGCAGGATTCATCGGAACTCCGCCGATGAATTTTATTCCGGTGACATTGTCGGAATCCTCAGACATGATCATTCATCCTGAGTTCGAGATTCCGCTCAAAGACCCGGCTAAACTGAAAAACTATGGCGGCAGAAAGGTCGTTCTGGGAATCAGGCCGGAAGACTTCGAACTTGTGGAAAAAGGCGAGGGCCGGAATGTGATCAAAACCAGGATCGAACTGGTGGAACCGCTCGGAGCTGAAGATATAGCTTTTCTCGGGTTGTCCGGCGGGACCATTACCATCAGGCTCTCACCGGAAATCAGGGCTGCAGAAGGATCTGAAATCCGTGTCAGACCGCTCTCCCACAAGCTCCATCTTTTTGATCACGACACAGGGAATGCAATCCGCTGA
- a CDS encoding prepilin-type N-terminal cleavage/methylation domain-containing protein, with protein MLNFKCWLQNSRKNSLIQNLPEKGFTFLEVVAVMMILTMLVPLAYKYISGNIQDAKRAKCKDDLKSLAEAAGTFYLKNSCWPSLNNLIGNQLVSIPIDPWGNSYIQDEFLYKIVSTGPDGKLQIPFKDKAGVWAGDDLYEMYYQKRIVFVRHSGGNSMVYTVLLDGRDLRVVTDQSYSANHPKLSPEGIQVVFDSSMSGSKQIYLIGSDGKGFKQLTTMGSGNCEYPCFSPDGSKIAYSCNQGGGTSEIWIMSLDGQYPTRVTALNAPNTNYPCFSPNGTVLAFCSDQNGAMELYLVNVTNLKEIANNHPTRKSTSNSPVSEPAFSPDGQYLCYQSGNTIYKYSVLTRTDEVFTTGEVNSSPSFSPDGKRLVYSSTKDGGQRLFLKQLDGNYECCLTNGDADVTNDQCAFPLY; from the coding sequence ATGTTGAATTTTAAATGTTGGCTGCAGAATTCCCGGAAAAACAGTTTAATTCAAAATCTGCCTGAAAAAGGCTTCACTTTCCTGGAAGTCGTTGCAGTGATGATGATCCTGACGATGCTGGTGCCCCTGGCGTATAAATACATTTCAGGCAATATCCAGGACGCCAAGCGTGCAAAATGCAAGGATGACCTGAAATCTCTGGCCGAGGCTGCGGGAACTTTTTATCTCAAGAACAGCTGCTGGCCCTCCCTTAATAACCTGATCGGAAACCAGCTGGTTTCGATTCCGATCGACCCCTGGGGAAACAGTTACATCCAGGACGAATTTCTTTATAAAATAGTATCCACAGGCCCGGACGGAAAACTTCAGATACCTTTCAAAGACAAAGCAGGAGTCTGGGCTGGCGATGACTTGTACGAGATGTATTACCAGAAAAGGATAGTTTTCGTAAGGCATTCCGGCGGGAATTCGATGGTTTATACAGTGCTGCTGGACGGCAGGGATTTGCGGGTAGTCACAGATCAGAGCTACTCTGCCAATCATCCGAAACTGTCGCCTGAAGGAATACAGGTGGTTTTCGACAGCAGCATGTCCGGCAGTAAACAGATTTATTTGATAGGAAGCGACGGAAAAGGGTTCAAACAGCTCACCACTATGGGATCAGGAAACTGCGAATATCCCTGCTTTTCACCTGACGGCTCCAAGATTGCATATTCCTGCAACCAGGGTGGGGGAACTTCGGAAATCTGGATCATGAGTCTGGATGGTCAGTATCCAACCCGTGTCACAGCTCTGAATGCCCCTAATACCAATTATCCATGTTTCTCGCCGAACGGTACTGTGCTGGCCTTCTGTTCGGACCAAAACGGGGCAATGGAGCTGTATCTGGTCAATGTCACCAATCTCAAGGAAATTGCCAACAATCACCCGACCAGAAAATCGACTTCAAACTCCCCTGTTTCTGAGCCGGCTTTTTCCCCGGACGGACAGTACCTCTGTTATCAGTCCGGTAATACTATTTACAAATACTCGGTGTTGACGAGAACCGATGAAGTGTTCACCACAGGTGAAGTCAACTCCAGTCCATCCTTCTCCCCTGACGGGAAAAGGCTCGTTTATTCCAGCACAAAAGACGGGGGCCAGCGGCTCTTTTTGAAGCAGCTTGACGGCAATTATGAGTGTTGCCTGACAAACGGGGATGCTGATGTAACCAATGACCAGTGCGCTTTTCCGCTATATTGA
- a CDS encoding HutP family protein, which produces MSETRLRINNLVLNEKGELSLVKIAVCLATIEDQADEEIVEYFKSLGFRCVITRAGGRGDNFKFKLFRNILAAAENSEVISRNPENEYTVYRSVENIVKQFRDEMETICGGGAKIGIVSQGTHLAIGVYGSVGIPGLNVDREILGTDIQYYSLKL; this is translated from the coding sequence ATGAGTGAAACCAGGCTGCGGATCAATAATCTAGTTCTAAATGAAAAAGGGGAGCTTTCCCTGGTAAAGATTGCCGTCTGTCTGGCTACCATCGAAGACCAGGCCGACGAGGAGATCGTGGAGTATTTCAAGTCTCTGGGATTCCGCTGCGTGATTACGAGAGCTGGAGGACGCGGGGACAATTTCAAATTCAAACTGTTCCGCAACATACTGGCTGCAGCAGAAAACTCCGAAGTGATCAGCCGCAACCCTGAGAATGAATATACCGTTTACAGGAGCGTGGAAAACATTGTCAAACAATTCCGTGACGAGATGGAAACCATCTGCGGAGGAGGAGCCAAGATCGGGATTGTCAGCCAGGGTACACACCTCGCAATCGGTGTCTATGGGTCAGTCGGCATACCCGGCTTGAATGTGGACCGGGAAATTCTTGGAACAGATATTCAATATTACTCACTTAAATTATAA
- a CDS encoding bifunctional (p)ppGpp synthetase/guanosine-3',5'-bis(diphosphate) 3'-pyrophosphohydrolase has product MMDNLLHINDTPDLAQLKRKVATYNPDANWELIEKAFFLAERVHAPQKRADGSPYFYHPFNVAMIVGELRMDSTCISAALLHDVVEDTEITVDYIRDNFSPVMARLVDGVTKISKLAFKTKVEHQAENIRKMLLAMSEDIRVIIIKLADRLNNVLTLSALPPEKQKRIARETLDIYSPLSHRLGMHQIKSLLEDYCFNAIEPAEYEKIHRQMAERANERDNYVEQTIELLTERFKENHIQATIYGRTKHLYSIWRKMLQNNKTIDEIYDLLAVRIILPTVRDCYTALGIVHDLWTPMPGRFKDYIAIPKQNLYQSLHTTVMQKVANTNEGLPLEIQIRTEEMDRVAEAGIAAHWDYKEVKNQSDNLKVNQKISWLRQLIDWHSEIQDATDFMHNLKNDLFQDEVFVFTPTGDVVALPASGTPLDFAFTVHTDVGIRCSGAKVNGKIVPLDYQLKNGDVVEVITSNQSHPNTSWLEIVKSHRAKNKIRQYLRKQEHDVYLDRGKITLQKGLKRMQKIVEKAENPPFNPAELSPGAFLKTERIKKMFSDSDFRNPEEIMVALGGDKLSFQHLFNKVYPEWNLYLDTQKRLKKIGTGQEKKSKSTQGIIVEGIDNPLLNFSRCCNPLPGDRIVGYITRGRGISVHRSNCPNIKSMNERERLIALHWDQAQIKKGTFFVSIRLEVDDRPNMILDITQVLSTQMSLNISNLNARSNKNGGGIINVQIELSEVAQLEGILARLAAIPEVLKAYRLK; this is encoded by the coding sequence ATGATGGACAATCTTCTCCATATCAATGACACACCGGACCTCGCTCAACTCAAACGGAAAGTGGCCACCTACAATCCGGATGCCAACTGGGAGCTGATCGAGAAGGCATTTTTTCTGGCTGAGCGTGTGCACGCACCGCAGAAACGCGCGGACGGCTCTCCCTATTTCTATCACCCTTTCAATGTAGCCATGATCGTCGGTGAACTGAGAATGGATTCGACCTGCATTTCAGCAGCACTACTGCACGATGTTGTAGAAGACACTGAAATTACCGTTGATTACATCAGGGACAACTTCTCGCCAGTGATGGCACGCCTTGTCGACGGGGTCACTAAAATCAGCAAACTGGCCTTTAAAACCAAAGTCGAGCATCAGGCGGAAAACATCCGCAAAATGCTGCTCGCCATGTCCGAAGACATCAGGGTGATCATCATCAAGCTCGCAGACAGGCTTAATAATGTGCTGACGCTATCCGCGCTGCCTCCGGAAAAGCAGAAGCGGATCGCCAGGGAAACCCTGGACATCTATTCGCCTCTCTCCCACCGCCTCGGCATGCACCAGATAAAATCGCTGCTCGAAGATTACTGTTTCAACGCCATCGAACCCGCTGAATATGAAAAAATTCATCGGCAGATGGCGGAACGTGCCAATGAACGCGATAATTATGTTGAACAGACCATAGAACTCCTCACTGAAAGATTCAAGGAAAATCATATCCAGGCCACAATTTACGGCCGCACGAAGCACTTGTACAGCATCTGGAGGAAGATGCTGCAGAACAATAAAACCATCGATGAAATCTACGATCTGCTGGCTGTCAGGATTATCCTTCCCACTGTCAGGGACTGCTATACTGCCCTGGGCATAGTGCATGACCTCTGGACACCGATGCCCGGAAGATTCAAGGATTACATTGCCATCCCCAAGCAGAACCTCTATCAATCGCTGCACACCACTGTGATGCAGAAGGTTGCCAACACAAACGAAGGCCTTCCGCTGGAGATCCAGATCCGCACCGAAGAAATGGACAGGGTGGCTGAGGCAGGTATCGCCGCGCACTGGGATTACAAGGAAGTGAAAAACCAGTCAGACAACCTGAAAGTCAATCAGAAAATCTCCTGGCTGAGGCAGCTCATCGACTGGCATTCCGAAATCCAGGACGCCACAGACTTCATGCACAACCTCAAGAACGACCTGTTCCAGGACGAAGTCTTTGTATTTACACCGACCGGCGATGTAGTGGCTCTGCCGGCCTCAGGAACTCCTCTGGATTTCGCTTTCACCGTGCATACTGATGTAGGGATTCGATGCTCAGGTGCCAAAGTCAACGGCAAGATAGTTCCTCTCGACTATCAGCTTAAAAATGGTGATGTTGTGGAAGTAATCACTTCCAATCAGTCCCATCCCAATACGAGCTGGCTGGAAATCGTCAAAAGCCACCGCGCCAAGAATAAGATCCGGCAGTATCTCCGCAAGCAGGAGCACGACGTCTACCTCGACAGGGGTAAGATCACACTGCAGAAGGGTTTGAAACGAATGCAGAAGATCGTGGAAAAAGCCGAAAATCCACCGTTCAACCCTGCCGAACTGTCCCCAGGGGCATTCTTAAAGACAGAGCGGATCAAAAAAATGTTTTCCGACTCCGATTTCCGCAATCCTGAGGAGATCATGGTGGCCCTGGGTGGAGACAAGCTCAGTTTCCAGCATTTGTTCAACAAAGTTTATCCGGAATGGAACCTTTACCTCGACACGCAGAAACGTCTGAAAAAGATCGGCACAGGACAAGAGAAAAAATCCAAATCCACCCAAGGCATTATAGTCGAAGGAATCGACAATCCTCTCCTGAACTTCTCACGCTGCTGCAACCCTCTTCCAGGCGACAGGATAGTGGGCTACATCACCCGCGGCAGAGGTATTTCTGTCCACCGCAGCAACTGCCCGAACATCAAAAGCATGAATGAGCGGGAACGGCTGATCGCCCTGCACTGGGACCAGGCACAGATCAAAAAAGGGACCTTCTTCGTTTCGATCAGGCTGGAGGTGGATGACAGGCCCAACATGATCCTGGACATCACCCAGGTACTGTCGACCCAGATGAGTCTCAACATCAGCAATCTCAACGCACGCAGCAATAAAAACGGCGGCGGGATCATCAATGTCCAGATCGAACTCTCGGAAGTGGCGCAGCTTGAAGGCATTCTCGCCAGACTGGCTGCGATACCGGAAGTTCTGAAGGCATACAGGTTGAAATAG
- a CDS encoding radical SAM protein encodes MKKIKKIASALWEHYKKCDLCPRICGVNRLAGELGFCEAGTDLKIASMNLHFGEEPPISGTGGSGTVFFTNCTLRCVFCQNYPISQLASGKVYSSQEAAEKMLGLQKKGAHNLNLVTPTHMLPSILQALALAVSEGFTLPIVYNTSGWERKEIILMLEGIVTIFLPDMKYSDDALAARFSGCGDYVGPNRSAILEMQRQQPRLCLDDSCVAESGLLIRHLVLPGQVGNTIAILDWICKHLGRNTNVSLMSQYFPAYNAKSIPGLEQSLSAGEYERAVEHAEKLGMENIFIQAI; translated from the coding sequence ATGAAAAAAATAAAAAAAATCGCTTCAGCACTCTGGGAACATTACAAAAAATGTGACCTCTGCCCCCGGATCTGTGGAGTCAACAGGCTGGCCGGTGAGCTCGGTTTCTGCGAGGCAGGGACTGATCTGAAAATAGCCAGCATGAATCTTCACTTTGGAGAAGAACCCCCGATTTCCGGCACTGGCGGGTCAGGTACTGTCTTTTTCACCAACTGCACCCTGCGCTGTGTTTTCTGCCAGAATTATCCGATCTCGCAGCTGGCTTCAGGAAAGGTTTACTCCAGTCAGGAAGCAGCGGAAAAAATGCTTGGACTTCAGAAAAAAGGAGCACATAATCTTAATCTGGTCACTCCCACTCATATGCTGCCGTCAATCTTACAGGCGCTGGCCCTGGCAGTTTCCGAAGGATTTACCCTGCCGATTGTTTACAATACATCGGGTTGGGAAAGGAAGGAAATCATCCTGATGCTCGAAGGAATTGTGACGATTTTTCTGCCTGACATGAAATATTCTGACGATGCGCTGGCTGCACGGTTTTCCGGTTGCGGAGATTATGTCGGACCTAATCGCAGTGCGATCCTTGAAATGCAGAGGCAGCAGCCCCGACTCTGCCTGGACGACAGCTGTGTAGCGGAAAGTGGACTTCTGATCAGACATCTGGTGCTCCCTGGTCAGGTCGGGAACACCATTGCGATTCTGGACTGGATCTGCAAGCATCTGGGTAGAAACACCAATGTTTCTTTGATGAGTCAGTACTTTCCTGCTTACAATGCGAAGAGCATTCCCGGACTGGAACAGTCTCTTTCAGCGGGAGAATATGAGCGGGCTGTTGAGCATGCCGAGAAACTTGGAATGGAGAACATTTTCATTCAAGCGATTTGA
- a CDS encoding RluA family pseudouridine synthase, whose amino-acid sequence MKQVRTLSVGETESGMKLWQFLSRACRGASRTLFFRWARTGQVRINGRRAQVDVRLSTGDSVRIPPFEAEESEMPAAMDYKKILIFEDQDLLVLNKPSGIAVHKGTGHIGLIEQLAGAGLFRPVPVHRLDLPTSGVLVIAKNFRTLKALKENWGQAEKFYLALATDSRQLIPSGRTLELRDRLAERADGPKMEISATGKLALLRLRRLSVKGEQTLIMIRLFTGRTHQIRVQMANFGAPLTGDARYFRSGELFLHCRKIVIPIQGEKKTFKAPLPPGFARKITEITGKIDDLAVK is encoded by the coding sequence ATGAAACAAGTCCGCACCCTCTCAGTCGGCGAAACCGAATCAGGTATGAAGCTCTGGCAGTTTCTCTCCCGTGCCTGCCGCGGCGCTTCCCGAACGCTCTTCTTCCGCTGGGCGAGAACAGGTCAGGTCAGGATCAACGGCAGGCGGGCTCAAGTTGATGTAAGGCTTTCCACAGGCGATTCGGTAAGGATCCCGCCCTTTGAAGCGGAAGAAAGTGAAATGCCGGCAGCAATGGATTATAAAAAAATCCTGATCTTTGAGGATCAGGACTTGCTGGTGCTGAATAAACCGTCCGGCATTGCGGTGCACAAAGGCACTGGTCACATCGGACTGATCGAACAACTGGCCGGAGCCGGGCTTTTCCGTCCGGTTCCGGTGCATCGGCTGGACCTCCCCACCTCAGGAGTGCTGGTGATCGCTAAAAACTTCCGCACTCTCAAGGCTTTGAAAGAAAACTGGGGTCAGGCAGAAAAATTCTACCTGGCGCTGGCAACAGATTCCAGGCAGCTTATACCCAGTGGTCGGACTCTGGAACTCCGCGACAGGCTTGCAGAAAGGGCAGACGGCCCCAAAATGGAAATCAGCGCAACAGGCAAGCTCGCCCTGCTGCGCCTCCGCCGCCTGTCCGTAAAAGGGGAGCAGACGCTGATCATGATCAGGCTTTTCACCGGCCGCACCCATCAGATCAGGGTACAGATGGCGAATTTTGGAGCTCCTCTTACCGGAGACGCCAGATATTTCCGTTCAGGCGAACTTTTCCTGCATTGCCGGAAAATCGTGATCCCTATCCAGGGAGAAAAAAAAACATTCAAAGCTCCCCTACCCCCCGGCTTTGCCAGGAAAATTACAGAAATAACTGGAAAAATCGATGATCTGGCTGTAAAATAA